In the genome of Palaemon carinicauda isolate YSFRI2023 chromosome 20, ASM3689809v2, whole genome shotgun sequence, one region contains:
- the LOC137659766 gene encoding zwei Ig domain protein zig-8-like, whose translation MDESDPGFRSFEEDVLREPMRISDIEVDNSAIESSASGWSTNEGQEQADDDFRNSDDIQRFAIENGLWTPDPQLLLGPYEEEAPRSLTKARFITANNTMTTVQVGAPAALRCQISNVASHEMVSWIRRRDHHLITLGYQTYTNDDRFYVSNSLPLQLPTFEGKVRIEEWNLHIKYAQVRDSGTYECQLSAHPPIGILASLNVIETMSEITGAPDFYAQEGSDVTLWCRLRHFTEPPSYVFWYHGNDMINYNADNKITVISQGGESKLQIEKVEKKASGNYTCMPANAKPSFVILHVITGETPAAMQRAAAPPLDSAFTLGLASVFIVLNGL comes from the exons GCTCAGCATCCGGTTGGAGCACAAACGAAGGCCAAGAACAGGCAGACGATGACTTCAGGAACTCTGATGACATACAAAGATTTGCGATTGAAAATG gtCTGTGGACACCAGATCCTCAACTCTTGCTGGGGCCATACGAGGAGGAGGCTCCGAGGAGTCTAACCAAAGCCCGGTTCATCACAGCCAACAACACTATGACCACGGTTCAAGTAGGGGCTCCTGCTGCCCTACGATGTCAGATCAGCAATGTGGCAAGTCACGAAATG GTATCCTGGATCCGACGTAGAGATCACCACCTCATAACACTCGGCTATCAGACTTATACTAACGATGACAGATTTTACGTTTCGAATTCCCTGCCTCTCCAGTTGCCGACGTTTGAAGGAAAGGTAAGGATCGAA GAATGGAATCTACATATCAAGTACGCCCAAGTACGTGATTCCGGGACTTACGAATGCCAGCTGTCAGCTCACCCTCCCATCGGGATTCTGGCCAGTCTGAACGTCATAG AAACAATGTCTGAAATCACTGGGGCGCCTGATTTCTATGCTCAAGAGGGCAGTGACGTCACCCTGTGGTGTAGATTAAGGCACTTCACAGAGCCTCCCAGCTATGTCTTTTGGTACCATGGCAACGACATGATTAATTATAATGCAGACAATAAG ATAACTGTAATTAGTCAAGGAGGTGAGAGCAAACTCCAAATTGAAAAAGTAGAGAAAAAGGCATCTGGCAACTATACCTGCATGCCAGCCAATGCAAAGCCTTCTTTCGTCATCCTTCATGTTATCACAG GAGAGACACCTGCAGCTATGCAGCGGGCGGCTGCTCCTCCACTCGACAGCGCTTTCACCTTAGGGCTGGCGTCTGTGTTCATAGTTCTCAACGGCCTATGA